The region CACACCGGAGCCGGGCGTCACCGTCGGCGAGCGTCAGGAACACGTGGCCGCCCTCGCGGGTCTCCGGGCCGTCGGCGACGGTGCCGGTGACGCGGTAGGCGCTGTCGTCGGCCACCGAGTCGACGGTCCCCGCCTGCAGATGCACGTCGGTCCCCTGGTTGGTCACGAACGTCGCCCGGCGGTCGACCGGCTCGCTCTCGATGGCGTCGGCGACGGCCCGGCAGGCGTCGGGCTCGTCGCCCCGAATCCCGTAGAGGATCGGACAGGGCGTCCGGGGCACACAGACCGGGTAGCCCGACGCGCTGTCGACGGTGTCCCACACCGTCGGGTAGTGGGCCTCGGCGGCGGCTCGAACGCTCCCGGCGTCGACCTCGCGCTCGGTGCCCCAGCGCGACGCCTCGCGGTAGGCGATGTGTTCGTAGGTCCAGTCGTCGATAGCGGCCCACGCGCCGACGGCCGCGAGCGCGCCGACGAGCCCGCGGCCGTTGCCCCGCTGGGCCCGGGCAAAGCCCGCGGTGTCGGCAAGCAGCGTCGCGGTCGTTCGGTCCTGAATCTCCCTGATCGCGTCGAGGGCGAACTCGGCGACCTGTGCCGGCACCGCGTCGGGCTCGCAGTCGGCGACGACGACGCCGGGGTTCGTCTTCGGGTCGTCGGTCTGAGCGAGGGCGAGCGTCTCGCGGGCCAGCGCGAGCGCGCGGTCGGGGTCGAGGTCGGTGTGTACCGAAAGTGCGGCGTTACCGCGGGTCTTGTGCTCGACGGCCGGGTTGAGACGGACGAGCAGCAGACGCTCGACGCTGCCGCCGGCGTCGCGTATCCGCTCGGCGAGCCGGGCGGCGGCGTAGGTCGTACACATTCCCGTCTCCCGGGAGTCGGTATCGTCCAGTCCGACGACGGTCACACCCTCGGGTACTGGGTTCTCCGGCATAGCGGTTTCGTCGCTGTTCGAGGTCGGCCAGAAACAGTCGCCCGGTTGTCTGTTTCACCGGACGGGAGAGAGGGCAAGGGCTGTCAGGCGGTGTGGACACAGGGGTACCGTCGGCGTTCAGACGGTGACACCGGTAGCTACGGCGACGTTCAGGCCGCGACTAACCGAGTCTCCAGCGACGGCACAACGCATATATGGGGTGACTGGCTTAGGGCCGAATAGAGAAACGATGTCACGGTCGGCACTGGTAGGCAACGTCACCGCTATGCTCGAGGACGCCGGGTTCCTCGTGAGCGACCGGTGTGCGATTCGACCCAAGAGCTTCGACATCGCGGCCCGCCGCGGCGAGGACGTGTTGCTCGTGAAGATTCTGGGCAACATCGACGCCTTCGACGCCCGAACTGGAGCGGAGATGCGCCGGCTGGGGACCTATCTGAACGCGACCCCGATCGTCGTCGGTCTCCGGACGCGCGACGAGGAGCTGAAACCGGGCGTGGTCTACTTCCGCAACGGCGTCCCGGTGCTCTCGCCCGACACCGCACTGGACCTGTTCGTCGAGGAGGTCCCGCCGCTCATCTACGCCGCACCGGGCGGGCTCTACGTCAACATCGACTCCGAGGTGCTGGCAGACATCCGCGAAGAGAAGGAGTGGTCGCTGGGGAAACTCGCCAAGGAACTGGGGGTGTCCAGACGGACGGTCTCGAAGTACGAGGACGGGATGGACGCCTCCGTCGAGGTCGCCGCCGAGCTGGAGGACCTCTTCGATGCCCCCCTCACGTCACCGGTCAGCGTCCTCGACGGCGCCGAAGAGATCCGGGACGAGGAGCCGACGCCGGAAGACCCCGACGTGGCGCCCGAGGACGAACCCATCGCCACCGTCTTCACCCGCATCGGCTTCGAGGTCCACCCGACCAACCGCGCGCCGTTCAAGACCGTCAACGAGAACGCCCGCCGGCGCGAGCAGGTGCTGACCGGCCACTCGACGTTCACCGAGGCCGCCGAGAAGCGCGCCCGCATCATGTCGTCGGTGGGTGCGGTCACCCGGACCCGCTCGGTGTACGTCGTCGACGAGCTGACCCGTGAGTCCGTCGACGGGACGGCGCTCATCGAGGAGGCGGAGATGGAAGATATCGAGGACGCCGACGACCTCCGGGACCTCATCATGGAGCGCGGCGAGGAGCCCGAAGAAGTGGCCTGAGAAGCGGTCGGTGGTTTCTATTCCCCGTGCCGGCGCCGAAAGAATTAGCGTCGATGCCGTCGAACGGCCGCCAATGGCGACACGACTCACTGAGGGGCTCTGGCATATCGACTGCCAGACCCGCGACAAGCCGAACGTCTACGTCGTCGAGGGGGATGGCGGCCGGACGCTCGTGGATGCCGGGTGGGCGGGGGACGAATCGGGGGTCCGAGACGGGCTCGCCGATGCTGGGGTCGACCCGGAGACTATCGACCGCGTACTGCTGACACACTACGACGCCGACCACGTCGGCACGCTAGCGCGGCTGACGCCCGACCTGGACGCGCCGGTGTTCATCCACCACGAGGACCGCGACTACGTCGCCGGTGAGAGCCTGCCACCGTGGACCGCGCGGTTCGGTCTAGAGGCGCTACACCGGCTGTACTACCGACAGCTCACGCTCCCCGACCTCCCGGTTCGCCCGGTCCGCGACGGCGACGATATCGGCGGGTTCGAGGCCCGCCACACGCCGGGACACACGCCCGGCCACACGGTGTACGTGCACGACGGCGTCGATGCGGCGTTCCTGGGTGACCTCGTCAACGCCAGGGGCGAGCGGCTCCGACCGACCGGGCGGGCGACCAACTACGACAGCGAGCGGCTCGAAGCGAGTATCCGGGAACTGCTCGATGACGTGCCGGAGTTCGAACACGCGTGCCCGGGTCACGGGCCGCCGCTGACCGACGGGTTCAGGCGACTGTCACGAGCGGTCGACGGCTGATACTGCGGCCACAACGGTGTTCGGACAGCGGTGCACCTCGAAAAACGCTCACTCACTCCCTTCGAGAACGGTAACGAGCCGGTTACGGACCTACTTACGCCGCGTTGCCGTACGTCTCTTCGAGGTACTCTACGATGTCGTCTGATTCGGGCATCCCCTCGACGCCGTGGTCGGGGTCCACGAGCACCGGGACGCCCGTCTGGCCGGATACCTCCTCGACCTCGGTGCGCTCGCTGTGGGAGCGCGGAACCATGTGTGAGTCGTAGTCCAGCCCCAGTTCGTCGAGCTTCGTGGTCACCTTCGCGCAGTACGGACACCCCTCCAGTTCGTAGAGTTCGAGATTCGCCATTACGCGAGCTTCTACGGGGTCGACCGGAAAAAGCGCGTCGGTGGTGTGTTCGGACGCCACCAGACGGATGGCAGCGGCTCCGCGAGGCAGTTCGTGCTCGCGGTTCCACCACTCGTTACGCGTCGATATCGTCCGGCGCGTCGGCGAGCAGGTCCGAGGCGGTCACCAGCGATTCCAGTTCGAGGTCGTGGTCGGCGAGGTTCTCGGTGGCGCCTTCCTCGCGGTCGACGACCACGAGGACACGTTCGACGACCGCGCCAGCGTCCCGAAGCGCCTCGGCCGCGTCGACGGCGCTCTGGCCCGTCGTCGCGATGTCTTCGATGATGACGACCTCCTCGCCGTCTTCGAGAGCGCCCTCGACGAGGTTCGCCGTGCCGTACTCCTTCTGTTGCTTGCGGGCGATGACGTAGGGGCGGCCCGTCTCGACGCTGGTGACGGCGACCAGCGGGACCCCGCCCAGCGCGACGCCGCCGAGCTTCGCGTCACCGAGGCGCTCGGCGAAGGCCTCGGCGATGAGTTCGAGACACCGCGGGTTCGTCTCGAAGACGTACTTGTCGACGTAGTAGTTCGAAGTCCCACCGTGGGAGAGCTCGAACTCCCCGTACTTGACCGCGTCCGCGTCCCGGAGCGCCGCGATGAGTTCCTGCTTGGCCATACCCCATCTGGACCGGCGGGTGGCTAATGGCTGTTGGAATCGCGTTCCGCGCCGTGAGACCACACAGTAACGGAGTTTGACAGGATTTCCGGCTGTCGACATTCATAAGCCAATCGGCCACGCAGTCTTCCATGAATGCACGTGTTCGGGTCGAGCGGCGTCCGAGGCGTCGCCGGCGAAGAGCTGACGCCACAGGACGCCATGCAGGTCGCACAGGCCGCGGGGAGCGTGTGGACCACGGACACCGAGCGGGTCGCCGTCGCTCGGGACACCCGGACCACCGGGCGGACCTACGAGAACGCCGTGACGAGCGGGTTCACCGGTGTCGGGTTCGACGTCGACAGGCTGGGTATCGTCCCGACGCCGGGGCTACAGGCGTACTGCGAGTCCGAGGGCGTGCCGGGGCTGATGGTGACGGCGAGTCACAACCCGCCGGCGTACAACGGTATCAAGCTCATCGGCCCCGAGGGCGTCGAACTGACGCGCGAGACGCTGGACGACGTCGAACGGGCGCTGGCGGAGGAGCCGACCCACGCCACGTGGGACCGGATGGGGACCGACCGGCGCGTCGAGAGCGCGCGGCGGGCCTACGAGACCGGCATACTGGCGTCGGTCGACCGTGACCGCATCGCCGGCGCCGACCTGACCGTCGTCGTCGACCCGGGCCACGGCGCGGGGGCGCTCGTCAGCCCCGGCCTGTTCCGGGAGCTGGGCTGTACGGTCCACACCGTCAACGCCCAGCCGGACGGCCACTTCCCGGGCAGGAATCCCGAACCCGTCGCGGCCACGCTGGGGGACCTGCGAAGCTACGTCGCCGCGACCGACGCCGACCTGGGCATCGCGCACGACGGCGACGGCGACCGAGCGATGTTCGTCGACGAACGGGGCGAGCATATCGACGGGAGCGCGATGTTCGCGGCGCTGGCCGCCGCAGAGCTCGAAGACGGCGACGGGGTCGTCAGCGCGGTCAACGCCTCACAGCGCCTCGTCGACGTCGTCGAGGAGGCCGGTGCGACCCTCTCGCTGACCCCCATCGGCTCGACGTACATCGTCAGCCGCATCCGGGAGCGACAGGCGGCGGGGACCCACGTCCCCATCGCCGGCGAGGGCAACGGCGGCGTCCTCTTCCCGAACTACCGCATCGCCCGCGACGGCGCCTACACCGCCGCTCGCTTCTGTGAACTGCTCGCGGACCGGTCGGCCCGCGAGCTGGTGGCGCCCTACGACGACTACTACAACGTCCGGCGGAACCTCCACGTCGACGACGAGAGCGCCCGCGAGTCGATGCTCGCCGGTATCGAGGCCCACGCCACAGACGCCGACGCCGAGCTCGACACGACCGACGGCTGGCGGCTGGACTACGGCGACGGCTGGGTGCTGGCCCGGCCCTCGGGGACGGAGCCGGTCGTCCGCGTCTACGCCGAAGCGCGGGCCCCGGAGCGGGCCGAGGAACTGGCCGGCCAGATGGTCGGCGCGGCCGAGCGGGGCGGATAAGATTCTTGATGCTGTGTTCGACGTAGCGGAGACTGACGTGTCGACAGGGAA is a window of Halomicroarcula saliterrae DNA encoding:
- a CDS encoding tRNA(Ile)(2)-agmatinylcytidine synthase, with translation MTVVGLDDTDSRETGMCTTYAAARLAERIRDAGGSVERLLLVRLNPAVEHKTRGNAALSVHTDLDPDRALALARETLALAQTDDPKTNPGVVVADCEPDAVPAQVAEFALDAIREIQDRTTATLLADTAGFARAQRGNGRGLVGALAAVGAWAAIDDWTYEHIAYREASRWGTEREVDAGSVRAAAEAHYPTVWDTVDSASGYPVCVPRTPCPILYGIRGDEPDACRAVADAIESEPVDRRATFVTNQGTDVHLQAGTVDSVADDSAYRVTGTVADGPETREGGHVFLTLADGDARLRCAAFEPTKSFRDRVRALREGDELTVCGEVSDGTLKLEKFAVRELVRTEPATPDCPDCGATMSSAGRNQGYRCRDCGTSADGKVPEPVARDLEPGWYEVPPVARRHIAKPLVRGGFDGVTHPER
- a CDS encoding transcriptional regulator; translated protein: MSRSALVGNVTAMLEDAGFLVSDRCAIRPKSFDIAARRGEDVLLVKILGNIDAFDARTGAEMRRLGTYLNATPIVVGLRTRDEELKPGVVYFRNGVPVLSPDTALDLFVEEVPPLIYAAPGGLYVNIDSEVLADIREEKEWSLGKLAKELGVSRRTVSKYEDGMDASVEVAAELEDLFDAPLTSPVSVLDGAEEIRDEEPTPEDPDVAPEDEPIATVFTRIGFEVHPTNRAPFKTVNENARRREQVLTGHSTFTEAAEKRARIMSSVGAVTRTRSVYVVDELTRESVDGTALIEEAEMEDIEDADDLRDLIMERGEEPEEVA
- a CDS encoding MBL fold metallo-hydrolase, whose protein sequence is MATRLTEGLWHIDCQTRDKPNVYVVEGDGGRTLVDAGWAGDESGVRDGLADAGVDPETIDRVLLTHYDADHVGTLARLTPDLDAPVFIHHEDRDYVAGESLPPWTARFGLEALHRLYYRQLTLPDLPVRPVRDGDDIGGFEARHTPGHTPGHTVYVHDGVDAAFLGDLVNARGERLRPTGRATNYDSERLEASIRELLDDVPEFEHACPGHGPPLTDGFRRLSRAVDG
- a CDS encoding glutathione S-transferase N-terminal domain-containing protein produces the protein MANLELYELEGCPYCAKVTTKLDELGLDYDSHMVPRSHSERTEVEEVSGQTGVPVLVDPDHGVEGMPESDDIVEYLEETYGNAA
- the pyrE gene encoding orotate phosphoribosyltransferase, producing the protein MAKQELIAALRDADAVKYGEFELSHGGTSNYYVDKYVFETNPRCLELIAEAFAERLGDAKLGGVALGGVPLVAVTSVETGRPYVIARKQQKEYGTANLVEGALEDGEEVVIIEDIATTGQSAVDAAEALRDAGAVVERVLVVVDREEGATENLADHDLELESLVTASDLLADAPDDIDA
- the glmM gene encoding phosphoglucosamine mutase, encoding MHVFGSSGVRGVAGEELTPQDAMQVAQAAGSVWTTDTERVAVARDTRTTGRTYENAVTSGFTGVGFDVDRLGIVPTPGLQAYCESEGVPGLMVTASHNPPAYNGIKLIGPEGVELTRETLDDVERALAEEPTHATWDRMGTDRRVESARRAYETGILASVDRDRIAGADLTVVVDPGHGAGALVSPGLFRELGCTVHTVNAQPDGHFPGRNPEPVAATLGDLRSYVAATDADLGIAHDGDGDRAMFVDERGEHIDGSAMFAALAAAELEDGDGVVSAVNASQRLVDVVEEAGATLSLTPIGSTYIVSRIRERQAAGTHVPIAGEGNGGVLFPNYRIARDGAYTAARFCELLADRSARELVAPYDDYYNVRRNLHVDDESARESMLAGIEAHATDADAELDTTDGWRLDYGDGWVLARPSGTEPVVRVYAEARAPERAEELAGQMVGAAERGG